In Polyodon spathula isolate WHYD16114869_AA chromosome 27, ASM1765450v1, whole genome shotgun sequence, one DNA window encodes the following:
- the LOC121301320 gene encoding transducin-like enhancer protein 1 isoform X2, with the protein MYPQGRHPVPLQPGQPFKFTVLETLDRIKEEFQFLQAQYHSLKLECEKLASEKTEMQRHYIMYYEMSYGLNIEMHKQAEIVKRLSVICAQIIPFLSQEHQQQVAQAVERAKQVTMGELNAIIGQQLQHLSHHAPGIPLTPHPSSLAALGGGSGLLALSGVLGMQAHLTAKEERGQLESDHHRERAPSRSKSVSSTDSQRAEEKQGPSGGDYGGEGSREGKRRRCEDKDPQHYDSDADKSDDNLVVDVSNEEPSSPSGSHSPHGNGLDQAPHLRKETPTSPPGSPRSTPGKNREPAQLEKPGSPTSKPASPSPLRDALTPPGPGPSSASCLRLVTSKPSPADPLGLRSPLVSGSYPAHFGVLSHTGLNGELSSPGSYGGLHVSPQTSSVAGYARSPMVAYESRPNLRTPGLPSTLPAVTGGKPAYSFHVSADGQMQPVPFPPDTLIGTGIPRHARQVHTLSHGDVVCAVTISNSTRHVYTGGKGCVKVWDVSQPGTKTPVAQLDCLNHDNYIRSCKLLPDGRTLIVGGEASTLSIWDLATPTPRIKAELTSSAPACYALAISPDAKVCFSCCSDGNIVVWDLQNQTLVRQFQGHTDGASCIDISNDGTKLWTGGLDNTVRCWDLREGRQLQQHDFTSQIFSLGYCPSGEWLAVGMESSNVEILHVSKPDKYQLHLHESCVLSLKFASCGKWFVSTGKDNLLNAWRTPYGASIFQSKESSSVLSCDVSPDDKFIVTGSGDKKATVYEVVY; encoded by the exons ATGTATCCTCAGGGGCGGCACCCG gTTCCCTTGCAGCCAGGCCAGCCCTTCAAGTTCACTGTGCTGGAGACTCTAGACAGGATCAAGGAGGAGTTCCAGTTCCTGCAAGCACAGTACCACAG TCTGAAGCTTGAGTGTGAGAAACTGGCCAGTGAGAAGACAGAGATGCAGAGGCATTATATCATG TACTATGAGATGTCTTACGGGTTGAACATCGAAATGCACAAGCAG GCTGAGATTGTGAAGCGGCTGAGTGTGATCTGTGCTCAGATCATCCCTTTCCTGTCCCAAGAG CACCAGCAGCAGGTGGCCCAGGCAGTGGAGAGAGCCAAGCAGGTGACCATGGGCGAGCTCAACGCCATCATCGGG cagcagctccagcaccTGTCCCATCATGCCCCAGGGATCCCATTGACCCCTCACCCCTCCAGTCTGGCCGCACTGGGGGGCGGCTCGGGGCTGCTGGCGCTGTCGGGGGTGCTGGGCATGCAAGCTCACCTCACTGCCAAGGAGGAGCGTGGACAGCTGGAGAGCGACCACCACAGGG AACGGGCTCCTAGCCGG AGCAAGTCTGTGTCGTCGACGGACAGCCAGCGCGCGGAGGAGAAGCAGGGCCCCTCGGGGGGAGATTACGGGGGCGAGGGGAGCAGAGAGGGGAAGAGGAGGCGCTGCGAGGACAAGGACCCCCAGCACTAC GACAGCGATGCAGATAAAAGCGATGACAATTTGGTGGTGGATGTTTCCAATGAG GAGCCCTCGTCCCCCAGTGGGAGCCACTCCCCCCATGGAAACGGCCTGGATCAAGCCCCCCATTTGAGGAAAGAGACCCCCACCAGCCCCCCTGGCTCCCCCCGCAGCACCCCAGGAAAAAACAGGGAGCCCGCACAg TTGGAGAAGCCCGGGAGTCCCACCTCCAAGCCCGCAAGCCCCTCTCCTCTCCGGGACGCCCTTACTCCCCCCGGCCCAGGACCCAGCTCTGCCTCCTGCCTGCGCTTGGTGACCAGCAAGCCGTCGCCCGCGGACCCCCTTG GTCTGCGGAGCCCTCTGGTCTCGGGGTCCTACCCTGCACATTTCGGGGTGCTGTCTCACACGGGGCTCAACGGGGAGCTGTCCAGTCCCGGGAGCTATGGGGGTCTGCACGTCTCCCCCCAGACCAGCAGTGTGGCCGGCTACGCTCGCTCCCCCATG GTTGCCTACGAGTCTCGGCCAAACCTGAGAACTCCTGGCCTGCCGTCGACTCTGCCTGCCGTTACCGGAGGAAAACC TGCCTACTCGTTCCATGTGAGCGCCGACGGGCAGATGCAGCCGGTGCCCTTCCCTCCGGACACTCTGATTGGCACGGGCATCCCGCGCCACGCCCGGCAGGTCCACACGCTGAGCCACGGAGACGTGGTGTGCGCCGTGACCATCAGCAACTCCACGCGCCACGTCTACACCGGGGGCAAGGGCTGCGTCAAGGTGTGGGACGTGAGCCAGCCGGGCACCAAGACCCCTGTGGCGCAGCTTGACTGCCTG AACCATGATAACTACATCCGCTCCTGCAAGCTCCTCCCCGATGGGCGGACCCTGATTGTGGGTGGGGAGGCCAGCACACTGTCAATCTGGGACCTGGCCACGCCCACCCCCCGGATCAAGGCGGAGCTGACCTCGTCGGCGCCCGCCTGCTACGCCCTCGCCATTAGCCCCGACGCCAAAGTGTGCTTCTCCTGCTGCAGCGACGGCAACATCGTGGTGTGGGACCTGCAGAACCAGACCCTGGTCAG GCAGTTCCAGGGCCACACGGACGGCGCCAGCTGTATCGACATCTCGAACGATGGGACCAAGCTGTGGACAGGCGGGCTGGACAACACGGTGCGCTGCTGGGACCTGAGGGAGGGCAGGCAGCTCCAGCAGCACGACTTCACCTCACAG ATCTTCTCTCTGGGGTACTGCCCCAGCGGGGAGTGGCTGGCAGTGGGCATGGAGAGCAGCAACGTAGAAATCCTGCACGTCTCCAAACCGGACAAGTACCAGCTGCACCTGCACGAAAGCTGCGTGCTGTCTCTCAAGTTTGCATCCTGCG
- the LOC121301320 gene encoding transducin-like enhancer protein 1 isoform X1, whose amino-acid sequence MYPQGRHPVPLQPGQPFKFTVLETLDRIKEEFQFLQAQYHSLKLECEKLASEKTEMQRHYIMYYEMSYGLNIEMHKQAEIVKRLSVICAQIIPFLSQEHQQQVAQAVERAKQVTMGELNAIIGQQQLQHLSHHAPGIPLTPHPSSLAALGGGSGLLALSGVLGMQAHLTAKEERGQLESDHHRERAPSRSKSVSSTDSQRAEEKQGPSGGDYGGEGSREGKRRRCEDKDPQHYDSDADKSDDNLVVDVSNEEPSSPSGSHSPHGNGLDQAPHLRKETPTSPPGSPRSTPGKNREPAQLEKPGSPTSKPASPSPLRDALTPPGPGPSSASCLRLVTSKPSPADPLGLRSPLVSGSYPAHFGVLSHTGLNGELSSPGSYGGLHVSPQTSSVAGYARSPMVAYESRPNLRTPGLPSTLPAVTGGKPAYSFHVSADGQMQPVPFPPDTLIGTGIPRHARQVHTLSHGDVVCAVTISNSTRHVYTGGKGCVKVWDVSQPGTKTPVAQLDCLNHDNYIRSCKLLPDGRTLIVGGEASTLSIWDLATPTPRIKAELTSSAPACYALAISPDAKVCFSCCSDGNIVVWDLQNQTLVRQFQGHTDGASCIDISNDGTKLWTGGLDNTVRCWDLREGRQLQQHDFTSQIFSLGYCPSGEWLAVGMESSNVEILHVSKPDKYQLHLHESCVLSLKFASCGKWFVSTGKDNLLNAWRTPYGASIFQSKESSSVLSCDVSPDDKFIVTGSGDKKATVYEVVY is encoded by the exons ATGTATCCTCAGGGGCGGCACCCG gTTCCCTTGCAGCCAGGCCAGCCCTTCAAGTTCACTGTGCTGGAGACTCTAGACAGGATCAAGGAGGAGTTCCAGTTCCTGCAAGCACAGTACCACAG TCTGAAGCTTGAGTGTGAGAAACTGGCCAGTGAGAAGACAGAGATGCAGAGGCATTATATCATG TACTATGAGATGTCTTACGGGTTGAACATCGAAATGCACAAGCAG GCTGAGATTGTGAAGCGGCTGAGTGTGATCTGTGCTCAGATCATCCCTTTCCTGTCCCAAGAG CACCAGCAGCAGGTGGCCCAGGCAGTGGAGAGAGCCAAGCAGGTGACCATGGGCGAGCTCAACGCCATCATCGGG cagcagcagctccagcaccTGTCCCATCATGCCCCAGGGATCCCATTGACCCCTCACCCCTCCAGTCTGGCCGCACTGGGGGGCGGCTCGGGGCTGCTGGCGCTGTCGGGGGTGCTGGGCATGCAAGCTCACCTCACTGCCAAGGAGGAGCGTGGACAGCTGGAGAGCGACCACCACAGGG AACGGGCTCCTAGCCGG AGCAAGTCTGTGTCGTCGACGGACAGCCAGCGCGCGGAGGAGAAGCAGGGCCCCTCGGGGGGAGATTACGGGGGCGAGGGGAGCAGAGAGGGGAAGAGGAGGCGCTGCGAGGACAAGGACCCCCAGCACTAC GACAGCGATGCAGATAAAAGCGATGACAATTTGGTGGTGGATGTTTCCAATGAG GAGCCCTCGTCCCCCAGTGGGAGCCACTCCCCCCATGGAAACGGCCTGGATCAAGCCCCCCATTTGAGGAAAGAGACCCCCACCAGCCCCCCTGGCTCCCCCCGCAGCACCCCAGGAAAAAACAGGGAGCCCGCACAg TTGGAGAAGCCCGGGAGTCCCACCTCCAAGCCCGCAAGCCCCTCTCCTCTCCGGGACGCCCTTACTCCCCCCGGCCCAGGACCCAGCTCTGCCTCCTGCCTGCGCTTGGTGACCAGCAAGCCGTCGCCCGCGGACCCCCTTG GTCTGCGGAGCCCTCTGGTCTCGGGGTCCTACCCTGCACATTTCGGGGTGCTGTCTCACACGGGGCTCAACGGGGAGCTGTCCAGTCCCGGGAGCTATGGGGGTCTGCACGTCTCCCCCCAGACCAGCAGTGTGGCCGGCTACGCTCGCTCCCCCATG GTTGCCTACGAGTCTCGGCCAAACCTGAGAACTCCTGGCCTGCCGTCGACTCTGCCTGCCGTTACCGGAGGAAAACC TGCCTACTCGTTCCATGTGAGCGCCGACGGGCAGATGCAGCCGGTGCCCTTCCCTCCGGACACTCTGATTGGCACGGGCATCCCGCGCCACGCCCGGCAGGTCCACACGCTGAGCCACGGAGACGTGGTGTGCGCCGTGACCATCAGCAACTCCACGCGCCACGTCTACACCGGGGGCAAGGGCTGCGTCAAGGTGTGGGACGTGAGCCAGCCGGGCACCAAGACCCCTGTGGCGCAGCTTGACTGCCTG AACCATGATAACTACATCCGCTCCTGCAAGCTCCTCCCCGATGGGCGGACCCTGATTGTGGGTGGGGAGGCCAGCACACTGTCAATCTGGGACCTGGCCACGCCCACCCCCCGGATCAAGGCGGAGCTGACCTCGTCGGCGCCCGCCTGCTACGCCCTCGCCATTAGCCCCGACGCCAAAGTGTGCTTCTCCTGCTGCAGCGACGGCAACATCGTGGTGTGGGACCTGCAGAACCAGACCCTGGTCAG GCAGTTCCAGGGCCACACGGACGGCGCCAGCTGTATCGACATCTCGAACGATGGGACCAAGCTGTGGACAGGCGGGCTGGACAACACGGTGCGCTGCTGGGACCTGAGGGAGGGCAGGCAGCTCCAGCAGCACGACTTCACCTCACAG ATCTTCTCTCTGGGGTACTGCCCCAGCGGGGAGTGGCTGGCAGTGGGCATGGAGAGCAGCAACGTAGAAATCCTGCACGTCTCCAAACCGGACAAGTACCAGCTGCACCTGCACGAAAGCTGCGTGCTGTCTCTCAAGTTTGCATCCTGCG
- the LOC121301320 gene encoding transducin-like enhancer protein 4 isoform X3 — MYPQGRHPVPLQPGQPFKFTVLETLDRIKEEFQFLQAQYHSLKLECEKLASEKTEMQRHYIMYYEMSYGLNIEMHKQAEIVKRLSVICAQIIPFLSQEHQQQVAQAVERAKQVTMGELNAIIGSKSVSSTDSQRAEEKQGPSGGDYGGEGSREGKRRRCEDKDPQHYDSDADKSDDNLVVDVSNEEPSSPSGSHSPHGNGLDQAPHLRKETPTSPPGSPRSTPGKNREPAQLEKPGSPTSKPASPSPLRDALTPPGPGPSSASCLRLVTSKPSPADPLGLRSPLVSGSYPAHFGVLSHTGLNGELSSPGSYGGLHVSPQTSSVAGYARSPMVAYESRPNLRTPGLPSTLPAVTGGKPAYSFHVSADGQMQPVPFPPDTLIGTGIPRHARQVHTLSHGDVVCAVTISNSTRHVYTGGKGCVKVWDVSQPGTKTPVAQLDCLNHDNYIRSCKLLPDGRTLIVGGEASTLSIWDLATPTPRIKAELTSSAPACYALAISPDAKVCFSCCSDGNIVVWDLQNQTLVRQFQGHTDGASCIDISNDGTKLWTGGLDNTVRCWDLREGRQLQQHDFTSQIFSLGYCPSGEWLAVGMESSNVEILHVSKPDKYQLHLHESCVLSLKFASCGKWFVSTGKDNLLNAWRTPYGASIFQSKESSSVLSCDVSPDDKFIVTGSGDKKATVYEVVY; from the exons ATGTATCCTCAGGGGCGGCACCCG gTTCCCTTGCAGCCAGGCCAGCCCTTCAAGTTCACTGTGCTGGAGACTCTAGACAGGATCAAGGAGGAGTTCCAGTTCCTGCAAGCACAGTACCACAG TCTGAAGCTTGAGTGTGAGAAACTGGCCAGTGAGAAGACAGAGATGCAGAGGCATTATATCATG TACTATGAGATGTCTTACGGGTTGAACATCGAAATGCACAAGCAG GCTGAGATTGTGAAGCGGCTGAGTGTGATCTGTGCTCAGATCATCCCTTTCCTGTCCCAAGAG CACCAGCAGCAGGTGGCCCAGGCAGTGGAGAGAGCCAAGCAGGTGACCATGGGCGAGCTCAACGCCATCATCGGG AGCAAGTCTGTGTCGTCGACGGACAGCCAGCGCGCGGAGGAGAAGCAGGGCCCCTCGGGGGGAGATTACGGGGGCGAGGGGAGCAGAGAGGGGAAGAGGAGGCGCTGCGAGGACAAGGACCCCCAGCACTAC GACAGCGATGCAGATAAAAGCGATGACAATTTGGTGGTGGATGTTTCCAATGAG GAGCCCTCGTCCCCCAGTGGGAGCCACTCCCCCCATGGAAACGGCCTGGATCAAGCCCCCCATTTGAGGAAAGAGACCCCCACCAGCCCCCCTGGCTCCCCCCGCAGCACCCCAGGAAAAAACAGGGAGCCCGCACAg TTGGAGAAGCCCGGGAGTCCCACCTCCAAGCCCGCAAGCCCCTCTCCTCTCCGGGACGCCCTTACTCCCCCCGGCCCAGGACCCAGCTCTGCCTCCTGCCTGCGCTTGGTGACCAGCAAGCCGTCGCCCGCGGACCCCCTTG GTCTGCGGAGCCCTCTGGTCTCGGGGTCCTACCCTGCACATTTCGGGGTGCTGTCTCACACGGGGCTCAACGGGGAGCTGTCCAGTCCCGGGAGCTATGGGGGTCTGCACGTCTCCCCCCAGACCAGCAGTGTGGCCGGCTACGCTCGCTCCCCCATG GTTGCCTACGAGTCTCGGCCAAACCTGAGAACTCCTGGCCTGCCGTCGACTCTGCCTGCCGTTACCGGAGGAAAACC TGCCTACTCGTTCCATGTGAGCGCCGACGGGCAGATGCAGCCGGTGCCCTTCCCTCCGGACACTCTGATTGGCACGGGCATCCCGCGCCACGCCCGGCAGGTCCACACGCTGAGCCACGGAGACGTGGTGTGCGCCGTGACCATCAGCAACTCCACGCGCCACGTCTACACCGGGGGCAAGGGCTGCGTCAAGGTGTGGGACGTGAGCCAGCCGGGCACCAAGACCCCTGTGGCGCAGCTTGACTGCCTG AACCATGATAACTACATCCGCTCCTGCAAGCTCCTCCCCGATGGGCGGACCCTGATTGTGGGTGGGGAGGCCAGCACACTGTCAATCTGGGACCTGGCCACGCCCACCCCCCGGATCAAGGCGGAGCTGACCTCGTCGGCGCCCGCCTGCTACGCCCTCGCCATTAGCCCCGACGCCAAAGTGTGCTTCTCCTGCTGCAGCGACGGCAACATCGTGGTGTGGGACCTGCAGAACCAGACCCTGGTCAG GCAGTTCCAGGGCCACACGGACGGCGCCAGCTGTATCGACATCTCGAACGATGGGACCAAGCTGTGGACAGGCGGGCTGGACAACACGGTGCGCTGCTGGGACCTGAGGGAGGGCAGGCAGCTCCAGCAGCACGACTTCACCTCACAG ATCTTCTCTCTGGGGTACTGCCCCAGCGGGGAGTGGCTGGCAGTGGGCATGGAGAGCAGCAACGTAGAAATCCTGCACGTCTCCAAACCGGACAAGTACCAGCTGCACCTGCACGAAAGCTGCGTGCTGTCTCTCAAGTTTGCATCCTGCG
- the LOC121301320 gene encoding transducin-like enhancer protein 3 isoform X4, translating to MYPQGRHPVPLQPGQPFKFTVLETLDRIKEEFQFLQAQYHSLKLECEKLASEKTEMQRHYIMYYEMSYGLNIEMHKQAEIVKRLSVICAQIIPFLSQESKSVSSTDSQRAEEKQGPSGGDYGGEGSREGKRRRCEDKDPQHYDSDADKSDDNLVVDVSNEEPSSPSGSHSPHGNGLDQAPHLRKETPTSPPGSPRSTPGKNREPAQLEKPGSPTSKPASPSPLRDALTPPGPGPSSASCLRLVTSKPSPADPLGLRSPLVSGSYPAHFGVLSHTGLNGELSSPGSYGGLHVSPQTSSVAGYARSPMVAYESRPNLRTPGLPSTLPAVTGGKPAYSFHVSADGQMQPVPFPPDTLIGTGIPRHARQVHTLSHGDVVCAVTISNSTRHVYTGGKGCVKVWDVSQPGTKTPVAQLDCLNHDNYIRSCKLLPDGRTLIVGGEASTLSIWDLATPTPRIKAELTSSAPACYALAISPDAKVCFSCCSDGNIVVWDLQNQTLVRQFQGHTDGASCIDISNDGTKLWTGGLDNTVRCWDLREGRQLQQHDFTSQIFSLGYCPSGEWLAVGMESSNVEILHVSKPDKYQLHLHESCVLSLKFASCGKWFVSTGKDNLLNAWRTPYGASIFQSKESSSVLSCDVSPDDKFIVTGSGDKKATVYEVVY from the exons ATGTATCCTCAGGGGCGGCACCCG gTTCCCTTGCAGCCAGGCCAGCCCTTCAAGTTCACTGTGCTGGAGACTCTAGACAGGATCAAGGAGGAGTTCCAGTTCCTGCAAGCACAGTACCACAG TCTGAAGCTTGAGTGTGAGAAACTGGCCAGTGAGAAGACAGAGATGCAGAGGCATTATATCATG TACTATGAGATGTCTTACGGGTTGAACATCGAAATGCACAAGCAG GCTGAGATTGTGAAGCGGCTGAGTGTGATCTGTGCTCAGATCATCCCTTTCCTGTCCCAAGAG AGCAAGTCTGTGTCGTCGACGGACAGCCAGCGCGCGGAGGAGAAGCAGGGCCCCTCGGGGGGAGATTACGGGGGCGAGGGGAGCAGAGAGGGGAAGAGGAGGCGCTGCGAGGACAAGGACCCCCAGCACTAC GACAGCGATGCAGATAAAAGCGATGACAATTTGGTGGTGGATGTTTCCAATGAG GAGCCCTCGTCCCCCAGTGGGAGCCACTCCCCCCATGGAAACGGCCTGGATCAAGCCCCCCATTTGAGGAAAGAGACCCCCACCAGCCCCCCTGGCTCCCCCCGCAGCACCCCAGGAAAAAACAGGGAGCCCGCACAg TTGGAGAAGCCCGGGAGTCCCACCTCCAAGCCCGCAAGCCCCTCTCCTCTCCGGGACGCCCTTACTCCCCCCGGCCCAGGACCCAGCTCTGCCTCCTGCCTGCGCTTGGTGACCAGCAAGCCGTCGCCCGCGGACCCCCTTG GTCTGCGGAGCCCTCTGGTCTCGGGGTCCTACCCTGCACATTTCGGGGTGCTGTCTCACACGGGGCTCAACGGGGAGCTGTCCAGTCCCGGGAGCTATGGGGGTCTGCACGTCTCCCCCCAGACCAGCAGTGTGGCCGGCTACGCTCGCTCCCCCATG GTTGCCTACGAGTCTCGGCCAAACCTGAGAACTCCTGGCCTGCCGTCGACTCTGCCTGCCGTTACCGGAGGAAAACC TGCCTACTCGTTCCATGTGAGCGCCGACGGGCAGATGCAGCCGGTGCCCTTCCCTCCGGACACTCTGATTGGCACGGGCATCCCGCGCCACGCCCGGCAGGTCCACACGCTGAGCCACGGAGACGTGGTGTGCGCCGTGACCATCAGCAACTCCACGCGCCACGTCTACACCGGGGGCAAGGGCTGCGTCAAGGTGTGGGACGTGAGCCAGCCGGGCACCAAGACCCCTGTGGCGCAGCTTGACTGCCTG AACCATGATAACTACATCCGCTCCTGCAAGCTCCTCCCCGATGGGCGGACCCTGATTGTGGGTGGGGAGGCCAGCACACTGTCAATCTGGGACCTGGCCACGCCCACCCCCCGGATCAAGGCGGAGCTGACCTCGTCGGCGCCCGCCTGCTACGCCCTCGCCATTAGCCCCGACGCCAAAGTGTGCTTCTCCTGCTGCAGCGACGGCAACATCGTGGTGTGGGACCTGCAGAACCAGACCCTGGTCAG GCAGTTCCAGGGCCACACGGACGGCGCCAGCTGTATCGACATCTCGAACGATGGGACCAAGCTGTGGACAGGCGGGCTGGACAACACGGTGCGCTGCTGGGACCTGAGGGAGGGCAGGCAGCTCCAGCAGCACGACTTCACCTCACAG ATCTTCTCTCTGGGGTACTGCCCCAGCGGGGAGTGGCTGGCAGTGGGCATGGAGAGCAGCAACGTAGAAATCCTGCACGTCTCCAAACCGGACAAGTACCAGCTGCACCTGCACGAAAGCTGCGTGCTGTCTCTCAAGTTTGCATCCTGCG